A section of the Babylonia areolata isolate BAREFJ2019XMU chromosome 1, ASM4173473v1, whole genome shotgun sequence genome encodes:
- the LOC143279888 gene encoding mitochondrial import receptor subunit TOM22 homolog, whose amino-acid sequence MAGEKVMELARPGQAQEEDDDDDLDETLAERLWGLTEMFPKPVQKIVGDAFCMSVSALVGGYALGRNILWIAASSATILALPVIFESERAQQQEQQLQQQRQILLGPSAAVSGSSGSHLLPGMGMMPHGMAPPK is encoded by the exons ATGGCTGGAGAAAAAGTGATGGAACTCGCCCGTCCAGGGCAAGcacaggaggaggatgacgatgat GACTTGGATGAGACCCTGGCAGAACGACTGTGGGGGCTGACAGAGATGTTCCCAAAACCAGTGCAGAAGATTGTGGGAGATGcattctgcatgtctgtctcagcACTGGTGGGAGGGTATGCCTTGGGTCGGAATATCCTGTGGATAGCAGCATCCTCAGCCACCATTTTAGCCCTGCCCGTCATTTTTGAATCAGAGCGAGCccagcagcaggaacagcaacTCCAGCAGCAAAGACAG ATTCTCCTTGGCCCCAGCGCTGCTGTGTCTGGCAGCTCAGGTTCGCATCTCCTACCCGGCATGGGCATGATGCCTCATGGCATGGCGCCTCCCAAATAA